The genomic window ACTTTGCCCTCTCCTGCGCTCTGCATCTCCCTGAAAATCCTCTGCACCTCCATCTAAGACAGGAAGCAATACTGTGCAACATCACTACTGGATTTTAACCAAAAATGCATCACGATACCTGAGGAGCTGCCTTCTTTACCTTGTCGTCGGGGCAGTATGGCCGTATGCAGTATACTGCCGTCGTGGGAGGATGTCTGAACAGGTCCCTGTTTCCATGTCCAGGCAGCatcctctgcaaacacaaatgtaCAGTACACTCATATTCATGTAGAGTTACATTAGTAATTGCAACAAGGCAAAAACAGGATCTGTACATTTTAGTGCAACCAATTagaaataaaattcaaatatgtctctgcagtgcttGATTACCTGGAACTCTCCAGAGAGTCCTCCTCTGAAGCCCCAGGGTTCAGGGTCATCGTTCATAAGCTGGGCAGAGGGTCGACCCTGCCCTCCTATGGAAAACGAAAACAACATAATCTTTAAAGCTACAGTGGGCTTCATTTTagaatcatcacatttgatGGCCAGTGACCAACTAGAGAGCGAGAGTAACCCTCATTATCTTAGTCCAAATGCAAAAATCCTtgcttatttttcatgtttgcttCATCAGAATCCCAAGCATTCCTGTTTCTTCCTGCAGCACAAAACATAATACTTAATTCTAATTTCATTACGTTCTATTAattatattcaatatttttctcaCCTAGTGTTTTCACATAGGCACGAGCCAGGCCGACTCCACTCTTAATGTCACAGATGTAGTTGTAGAGGTCGTACAGGATGCTGCGGTTCGGGGCGTTTGACAGGCGGTTAAACATCTGCACCACTGCGTCGCACATGTCATCAAACTGCTGTGCTCTCGAGCACCACTCtgctgtctgaaaaacagaaacagaacacgTGTGACAAAGCACATCAAATGTACAAAATTATCTGTATTTGGAATGGCTACCAAGGCACAGCATTAccatgtctgtctctgcagtagcAGCCCGACTGTTGTTCTTGAGCcagtccagctgctgcagcatggTCCTGGCTGTGGGCCCGTGTTCGTACGGCAGGTAGAAGAGGTCTGACAGCAGCTTCAGGTCCTCCAGAGTCAGAGGTTCAGCCGTGTACAGTGGGTTCTCCCCAGCTCCAGGTACTGTAGGAGCTTTCTCCCATGTCTGTCTGCATGGGCTCCTCATCTGATGACTCCTTCTTGAGACGAGCATGGAGGGCAACAAGGGCCTGGACAGATGAGGAGGGCACTGTATTGGTAACAATACATTAAACTGTACAATGTTTACTGAGAAGTGCTCTCTCATGAGACTCTACCTCCAGGCTGATCCGTGCTCAGGAACTCCTGCAGCCAGTCAGTGAGGGCCAGGGTCAGAGCTTTCTGGTGGCTGTAGCAGGGGTCCTGCTCCTCATCACCTGGTGATGGAGGTCAGGGACAGTGAGACAATGTGcagaaaaatgtattatcaCCCTATCAAAGAAAAAACTAGACACTCACCCATCTCCACATCCTTTGGTCCTCCATCGGCTGTTGCTTTGCACCATGTAGCCAAAGTGTGGATGGCCACAAAGTTTGGGTAAAACTCACAGTTAGGATTGGTGAGCACTCCTCTCAGTTTGGGAATCAGCTCAGTGGGTCGATcctttttggaaaaaaaacatattcattatTTCAGGACACAGATCCTGAAATATCTCAGGCTGGGGCACATTCTGACCTGAAGTGTTGTCATACAATCTTTTGTTCATGTAAACATTGACAGCCATCTATTTACCTTATAGGGTCCGAAGGAAAAGTCTTTGGGGATCATAATCGTTTGCGTGGATATTATCCCAGATGACTGGTGCCCTCTTGAGGACCGAGGACACTTCCTCTATGGACTCAGCTGAGATTTTGTGGGACACCACTTTTGGAcctaaacaataaaaaaaatgtttaaaaaaatcaaagactGCTAATAAAACATATTACAAAACTGTGCCAGTGATTACTCCTGGCAAGTTGATGGACACAACTTCAGTGTAATCTTACCAGTCCATAGTATGTCAATACcaggcagcagcttctctcCCACAGTGTGCAGGTAGGAAGACTGGGACACGTTGGGAGTGCAGAAAGCAGCACAGTAATCTGGAGATACGAACAGAACAACAGTAAATGACGGAAAAtggcaacaaaataaataaaaaaaaatcagctaatgagaaacaaacagattcaACATTAGTTTTTAGATGCTTTTATTGCTTAAACTGACTAGAAatcttatttatttgtgttcttCACAGTGTCAGTTTCGTGCTGCTCTACTGTCTGACCTGTAGGACAGAAGAGGAAGGTCTCAGGTTCTCCCAGGTGCTGGTACACCTCATTAGTAACGGCCACCTGAGCGTGGGCGAAGGAGCTGAACACCTGTTTATCAGCTTGACACATCTCAGTCTCAATGTCATCGAACAGTAAAGAGAAGGACCTGCAGCCGAACTCCCTCACCTGCCGAAAAAACAGGAACAACTAGGTGATCAGCGCcgaaaataaaacaataaaagaaaaatctgagaCACCCAAATGTATACAATTTAACAGGGTCAGATAAAGTCTCAATATTAGCCTCACCTGCTAGAGACTTTTCTCCAAAACACCTTGTAGCAAGCATTCTCAAAAGGGTTATTCCACCGGGAATTAAACCCATTACCTGCAGCAGTGTCAGTGCCATCAGCTGCCTGTTGACCTACTTGCTGTGCATCAAATGTTTCTATTTTACCGCTGCATGTTTCACATAAAGTAATGTGGTGTCCAGGCAAACCCACAGAGAGCCATAAAGCTAAATACAGCTGAGATTAAATTATCTCTTGTGCTCCACCCTTCATCTCTGCATACAAAGTCCTACCTGATCCAGTTTCCTCTTCAGGGCAGCAACCTCTTTGGGGTTGGAAAAAGTAATATCCAGACCAGGAGAGATTGCATAGATGAACTCCACATCGTGCTGTTTAGCTGCTGTGATCAGGGCCATGAGTTGCTCtgggaaaagaagaaagaagagattAAAGAAGACATGCTGTTTGATGAGGAGCGCCTAGCTAACATGGACCTCTGTGGGACACCTCAGTTTGATGCTTGGTGGTGTCTCTGGACATAAAAATGgccacaacaacacaagaaatTAAAACCATCTGTTTTGTTCAGAAGGTGCAAATAATCTGTGACGGCTCAAAGTCCACTGATAGTATCTGTTCTGGCCTGCAGTTGAGAGTCATCAGAGACATGATAGTTTTAATAGGTCAAACTTCAAAGCATCATCACTGTCCTTAACATCTAGGCAaccaacacagagagacaccaAACTGAGCAATTAAACAATATCTGTATGATAGTGATGACTCAGAATGAGACTGATAAAAAATGAGAGCACTCCCATGTGTCTTTATTAgtgttttaaaggtgctatgtgtaagTTTTGTTCTAtggctacatagccaatgttagcattaacagctgtttacttaacaagagcttcagccattgttgcatttacaagaggttagaaaaCGCTCCCTGACCAGCACATACTGGACGCTACAGTGGCTCACTACAAGTGATATTACAAGACAGGGGTTACGGGCTAggttgttagcatgctaacttcaatagaagagaagtgatagaaataaaagtaaaacaagagttaccattggcattgctttccactgctggagacagctaTTGATGAGTAAAGGAtttaaagtttgatgctgaactggCAACATTTATTCTcgactggtaagtaaacagctgttaatgctaatgactgtgtagtgatagcaaaaagGTATATATAACAcctttaatttgttgttttggttcaaTTTGCAACTATGCCCAGCTATAACTGAGGATCCTCCAACACTTAGCTAGTCTGAGCTAAGTGTTCTTAGTTGGAAACCATGTTTGACCCTGATGAAGAAagaattaatttttaaatacGTAAGTTTGAGAGTTTTTGCACACCTATATAGAGAAAGGTGCCTCAGAGCATTGACAAtgagtagaaaaaaaatgtaaccatATAAAACAGATGTGTGATTTCAGTGTGGATATATGGAGAGGTGAAACTCACTGGCCTCCTCAGCAGAGTACAGGTCTCTCCAGTACATCCTGTGCTTGTAGTCATCTTTGGGGGCATACAGGTACGTGTTCAAACCCCACTTCTGTTCCCTGTGAAACCCAACTGGCAGCAATGAACAATAACAACCAGTATGTCAGTGATACAATCAGAAGCGATAGTGAGTAGAACAGATCACACAATGTTTTatagtgaaaatgaaattattaagcATGTGAGCCCTGGGGATCAGAAGACAGCTGATCAAAGGAAATATAACAAATCCATTCATGTTTGCTAAATATTATTTGCTCTGTGTTGTTAACCATATTCCACAGTCTTCTTTTCCTGGAAATTACTTTGAACATATGATTAACACCTGTAATTGATAACACCAATTATGAtgcaaaatcacatttttagcCTCCATCTGTTCACAATTTCCAGTTATGCTACTGGCACTTATTCATAGTGGGAGTTTATATACCTTTTAAACAGCTCTGTTCTTTGCTCCATAGTCCATGGTCGTCCATAAAAACCTGCATCAAGCAAAGGTCAAGTTATACACTAAATGATGCCAACATGTATTTTCAGAGAGAGGAAATCTGGAGCCTGCAGCAGAATTTGGATGTTTACATTCTGATTCAAGGAGCTGTGCTGTAGCAAAGACACCTCTGGGGTCTGAGAGCTGGTAGTCCAGTTTGGGCCCCTGATCCCGGTCTGCTCACCTTCCACTACTCCACTGATGAACCGCCTCGTCCCAGTCTGAGTTCGGCCCGTGGCACCGCTCGGTTTCGACATGGTTTACTGTGAAGTTTAATGCTGAGTGGTTagtgtctctttgtcttctctcagtctcttaATGCTCAGACAGCTGCTCCGGCTCTGAAATGGCACTATTGTCAATCATGGCTTTGAACGCAAGCCTTCAATTTGATTCACTTTTATTGCAACGTCCGTCTCACGCCTGCGCAGACCAGTCGGGTCTAAACACCGGGAGCATTGCGCAACATGACGCTGACATGATCTAAAGTCTACAGCTGTAAATCCTCCGTGCGAATAAGAAACCCAGCTCTTGTTTTGTGATGACTGAAGTTCACCTCAGATCCAGACGCATGTTGACTTGACGTGACTGACTACCGGGTGAACGTCTTAAAGGTACAGTGTCCATGTGGcttaaagggccagttcaccTGAAATCACGACAGGAGCTGTCAAAATAATGCAAACACTCAGTTTATATTACTGGTATCGCCTGTGCCTCTGTGCATCAGTTTCCTTATGTGGCTTTTATGCATTGTATGTGTCTAACGTGAAATTGTTTCTTCATTTATAAATGTGAAACTACTTGTGCTGCTTTCTCAACTGGGATGCCCTGGAAGAAGAGACCTTGTATCTCAATGGGACCTTGATAGCTAAATaaaggataaataaaaataaaagacataagAAACTGGAAAGTCCATTCTCAGTGTATGTGCAGTGGAGGTTTCAAGTTCAATGTTGCATACTGGACTGATTAGTGATTACTAGCTGAGATGCCACAAAACCATGCTCTTATATGCAATATTGTGCACAGTGAAGCTAGAACATTCAagcaaagcaaaagaaaaaatcctTAGTGGAAGAGGACTTTAAATGACCACTGTACAGAAATCTGGCATATCCTGAACTCCATATCCCTGATAGCTCGTTTACTTAATCCAGTGTTGCATTACAAATGATTTGTAGCACCTGTGCTGCTCACACTCCAAATCAGAAGCCCCACTGAACAAATACTGTAACTTATGTTTGGTTAGAGACATAATGAGGTCCTGGAAGTGGAACACCTTAATAGGAGTGCAATTAATGTTATTGGTTACACCAACACTTCATTAAGACTACCACAAGAAAGATCTACTGAAAGAGCAGGGAAGTTAAAACGTAACAACCTAACAAAGTTATCAGAGGCAGAAAACTATACTGAAATGTTGGATATgctcaaataaaatcaaaattttaTGCTGGAGCTTTGATATCTATGGGATGGGATCTAAAGACAGCGGATAAGAAAAGGCTACAAAGAGTTTGAGATgctgtggggagagagagagaatttagatttaaaaaagtaaGAGACTGACATTAAGATTAGGGACCTGCAGAACAAACTTGATGTTGCAAGATTCAAAGTCAGCAAAAcctcacaaaaaacaaaacccacaagACTCCAATAAGATACAGAGCATAAAGCAGAACTGTGGGTCAGACTTGCAGTTTGTCAAACACAGGTGTGACTAATAACATTATTAATGGTTGGAAGCCCAAGCAGGTGTCCCATTTCCATGGCACCCAGTACAATGCATGTTGGTTCACTGGTATTGCTCACTGGGACCACCACATTTAATGAGTGATCAGttgcacctgtgcttttccttcaacatgtcaaaatgtggATTTAGATTTAACTctgaaaataaaccaaataaactTCAGTTTACTTATAGTTGACCatcctttatttttttacctaTACAAAACTTAATCAGTGTTATGGaatgtgacaaaaatatttaataacgttttcaaaataagagtgcTACATATTTGTTTAGATAtagtgcacacacaaaaaattcaTGCATATTAGATTTAGAgtcaaaaaattaaaaaacacactaacATACAAAAATTTGCTACAtaagaacaaaacaagcagaaagCTCTGAGGTTTGTGATAAAAAGTTCTTTCCGTCGTTGCCACGTccagctctgtgctctgtgctctGCTACCTCTTTATTCCTCTCTGGGCCTGTTTCAGCAACGAGTCAAAGTCGAGGTCCTCAAACCTGCTCTTGACAGGAGACAGCTCTGCATCTCTGTTCGCATCTGAGGAAGAAAGGGACTTTTAGTGGCTTTCTCTTATGTTCAGTGACTTCCACTTTGAAATAGAAGGGGTGTACAGAATAATCAAAGTTATTTAACATTGTTTATTTGGTCCCTGACCCTGGTTATGGAGGTGACAAAAAGAATGCAAAGACAGTGCAACATGGATTCACTTTATTCACCAGGAATTTGATTATGTTTCCTCTGGTGCTGAATGCAAAGGGACAAATGGTCTCAACGGTCTTCAACAGTGGAGAAAGTTTCTCATCAGTGTAGTGATGTACTTGACTTTGTGGCTTTAAAGTCTCACCTAGATCAGCGTAGTTCGAATTGCAGAACTGTCTTCTACCACCGAAGCAGATGTCAAATGGCAGCTCATCGGGCTTCCGTAGTTTGCCGCCGTTATCTATGGCTGCAAAAGCGTCTTCCATGTTGTAGAATGTGACAAAGCCATAGTGGTCGCTATGGGAATCAGAGGTGAAGGATTTGAATACTAATATAGTtataaatgacacaaaaaaaaacacaaactgtaaagGAGgtagaaacattttaaactccTCATACACACCCTCTGTCTCTGAAGTGAAGCGACACACATTCCACCTCTCCGAACTGAGAGAAGCGTTCTCTGAGTTCATCGTGAGTCATAGTCCTGCGGATGCGGCCGACGTACACCACCCTGCGCTCATCCTGTCAGAGAGGATTTTTGTAATTACTCAACCTTTACCAC from Lates calcarifer isolate ASB-BC8 linkage group LG5, TLL_Latcal_v3, whole genome shotgun sequence includes these protein-coding regions:
- the ogal gene encoding LOW QUALITY PROTEIN: protein O-GlcNAcase (The sequence of the model RefSeq protein was modified relative to this genomic sequence to represent the inferred CDS: deleted 2 bases in 2 codons) — protein: MSKPSGATGRTQTGTRRFISGVVEGFYGRPWTMEQRTELFKREQKWGLNTYLYAPKDDYKHRMYWRDLYSAEEAKQLMALITAAKQHDVEFIYAISPGLDITFSNPKEVAALKRKLDQVREFGCRSFSLLFDDIETEMCQADKQVFSSFAHAQVAVTNEVYQHLGEPETFLFCPTDYCAAFCTPNVSQSSYLHTVGEKLLPGIDILWTGPKVVSHKISAESIEEVSSVLKRAPVIWDNIHANDYDPQRLFLGPYKDRPTELIPKLRGVLTNPNCEFYPNFVAIHTLATWCKATADGGPKDVEMGDEEQDPCYSHQKALTLALTDWLQEFLSTDQPGGSARLKKESSDEEPMQTDMGESSYSPGAGENPLYTAEPLTLEDLKLLSDLFYLPYEHGPTARTMLQQLDWLKNNSRAATAETDMTAEWCSRAQQFDDMCDAVVQMFNRLSNAPNRSILYDLYNYICDIKSGVGLARAYVKTLGGQGRPSAQLMNDDPEPWGFRGGLSGEFQRMLPGHGNRDLFRHPPTTAVYCIRPYCPDDKMEVQRIFREMQSAGEGKVPLVAQPPLICDSISAGEISPSPQCALVLEDELGMCGYALALTDAKPAAAKIQRAVSDSVLEEFPSLITIQMLPRVTDPSPAKRMIGQLLSSIRSSGSRGAFCELRHSDRRMLDFYTKLGSFKPIEVASLPRDVIAMATSL